A genomic stretch from Setaria viridis chromosome 1, Setaria_viridis_v4.0, whole genome shotgun sequence includes:
- the LOC117854566 gene encoding uncharacterized protein produces the protein MDFNFDRLQSCEDPFYGIMPGKGSFRIGRVVLPVTFGMPDNYRTEYLTFKVANFKTSYHAIFDRPMLTRFMEISHHTYLVLKMPAPNGVLSIYGDVEMSYKCNMEAVQLAEALDYLAKATTMLGVVQKVD, from the coding sequence atggacttcaaTTTCGACCGGCTCCAGTCCTGTGAAGACCCCTTCTATGGAATCATGCCCGGCAAAGGATCCTTTCGTATTGGCCGAGTTGTTTTGCCAGTCACCTTTGGCATGCCCGACAACTACCGTACGGAGTACCTCACCTTCAAGGTtgccaacttcaagacttcctaccatgccatctttgacAGACCCATGCTCACAAGGTTCATGGAGATTTCGCATCACACCTACCTAGTCCTCAAGATGCCGGCTCCAAATGGTGTCCTCTCCATCTACGGTGACGTTGAGATGTCATACAAGTGCAACATGGAGGCGGTACAGCTCGCTGAAGCCCTGGATTACTTGGCCAAAGCCACCACCATGCTCGGCGTGGTCCAGAAGGTGGACTAG